From the genome of Candidatus Eisenbacteria bacterium:
CCCGGGAGCTGGCCGACCACGGGCGCCTTGAGCGGAACCACCGCGCTCGGCCTCGATCCCTCGGCGGTCTACTTGAACCCCGCGGGACTCGCGGACCAGGACGAGCGCACCTTCCTCGTTCACCATGGACTCCTGCAGTTCGACACCTCCTGGGATCTGGCCGCGGTCGCCTATCCGATCCCCGGACTCGGCGCCGCGGGGCTCGGCCTCGCGCGAATCGGCTCCTCCGGCATCGAGGCATACGACTCCGCGAACCAGCCCCTCGGCACGATCGGCTACAGCGAGACCTCGATCGCGGTGAGCGTGGCCCGGCGCGTCTACGGCCCCATCGGCGCCGGGATCTCGTTCAAGGTATTGAGCCAGTCGCTCGGCGCCGTATCGGCCGCCGCGCCCTCGATGGACCTGGGCGCCGTCTATCGTCCGGAGCTGCTCCGCGGCGGACAGGTCGGTTTCTCGGTCCAGAACGTCGTGGCCGGATCGCTCGATCTGGGCGGGGCGACGTCGAGCCTCTCCCGCTCCTTCCGCCTCGGGCTCGCGAGCCCCGAGTGGCGCTTCGGACGCCTCATGGCGGGGCGGGCCGTCGCCGACCTCGCGCGCGAAGGGGTCATGAAGACGCGGCTCGGCGTCGAGGCGACCCGGCTTGGGATCGGCTCCCTCCGCGTGGGGCTCGACCGCGGGCGTCCGCTCTTCGGATTCGGCATCAACTGGCGCCGGTACGGGCTGGACTTCGCCCTGGCGCAGGGGGAGATCGAGGCCACCAAGCAGCTCGCGCTCCACGTCGCGTGGGGCGAGCCGCTGAGCCAGTACGAGGAGCGCCGCCGCGCCGAGTACGCGAGGGCCGCGGAGGACTCGGTGCGGGCGCGCCGCGCGGGGCTCGTGGCCCGCGATCGCGCGAAGGCCGAGCAAGCGGAGTCGATCGGCGACTGGGAGCGCGCGCTTCTCCTCTGGGAGATCCTCGTTCGCGAGCGGCCCGACGACAAGACCTACGAAGCGCGCGCGGCGGCGGCCCGGGTCGAGATCCAGGCGACCGCGAAGCGGGAGGTCGAGGCGGAGAGCGGCCGGAGGGTCGCGTCCACGATCGCTTCCATGACGCGCGCGTCGCTTCGGCGCGGGGACGTCGAGGAGGCGACCTGGATCTGGCGCGGCTTCGCTCCTCCGGGACACCCACCCACGGGGGTCGCGCCCGAGAGCCTCGCGGCGGTCGAGGCCGAGCTCCTGGTCGCGCGTGAGCGCGCCGCGGGGCGCGCCGTCGCGCGCGCCGACTCGCTCCGGCTGGCGGGGCGGGTGTTCGACGCCGCCGAACAGGCGGCTCTCGCGCTCCGGCTGAAGCCCGACGACCCGCAGGCGCAGGCCGTCTGGGCCTCGCTCCAGGTCCTGGTCCACAAGAGCGCGGACACGGCGGCGACGCTGGGTAGGAAGCTCGAGACCCTGACCGCGGTGCACGAAGCGTCGCAGGCATTCAACGAGGGGCGGTACACGGACGCGCAGGTCGCCGTCCGCCGCGCGCTCGCGCTCGAGCCCTCGAACATGGAAGCGCGCGCCTGGCGCGACCGCATCGAGCGGCGGCTCTCGACGCCGAAGCCCGAGGTCGATGCCCGGATCAAGCAGCTCTACATCAAGGGGATGGAGGCCTTCTCCTCGGGCGACTACCGCGAGGCGCTCAGGAACTGGGAGCAGATCCTCGTGCTCGACCCGCTCAACGAGAGCGCCCGTAGGAACGTGCTCGAAGCGCGCGATCGGATGAAGTCGGAGGCGAGGCGGTGAAGCTCGCGAACCGCCCGATGGCCCCGCGCCGGTTCCACCTCCGCGTGGCCGCCGAGGAGCAGCACCTGGCCGAGATCCGCGACTTCCTCCAGGAAGTCGGCGAGAAGCTCCTCATCCCCGGCCGGGTCCTCGCGAACACCAAGCTGGCGGTCGACGAGGCGTGCACGAACATCGTGAAGCACGGCTATCGGGGGGTGGCCGGCTTCATCGAGGTCGTGGTGACCGGGAACGGACGCGAGTTCTCGATCGCGATCCACGACCAGGGAAAGAGCTTCGACCTCCGGAACGTCAAGAGCCCGGATCTCAAGATGTACGTCGAGACGAGGAAACGCGGCGGCCTCGGCGTCTTCCTGATGAACCAGCTCATGGACGAGGTGCGCTACCGCGCGGGCGACGACGGCAACGTTCTCACCATGTCGAAGCGGCTGGGACGCTCCCGCCGCCGGCGCCCCGGGAAGGATCAACCGCGCCGCACGCTTCGCTTCACCTACACGGTCCAGGCCTTTGGCGCGATCACGCTGATCGTCGCCCTGGCCTTCGGCGCGATCCACCTGCGGCAGATCGGCGGTCTGGAGGAGGAGGTGCTGGCCCAGGCGCGCGCCTCGGCCGCGAGCCTCGCGGGATCGGGCCTCGACGTCCTGTTGCGGAAGGAGCCGATGTCGGTGGAGCAGACCCTTCTGAATCAATCGATCCGCACGCTCCTTCGCTTCCGGCCCGAGTACGCGGCGGCCCGCGTGATCGACGCGGCGGGCCGGGTCTGGGGATCGGACCGATTCGAGGAGCTCTTCTCGACGCGGACGCTCCCGCAGGGCGCGCAGGCGGTCACGCCGGGAGCCCGACCGGGTGGCAGGCCGGGCCCGCCCGTCGCCATGGTCGAGCCCGCGAACGGAAAAACGCGCGAGGTCTATTATCCGATCCTCGAGCCGTCGGCAAGAACGCAGCGGGCGCTCGGCTGGATCCAGATCGTGGTGCGCGAATCGGCGATCGCCGAGCGGATCAGCGGCGCGCGCATCGAGCTGGCGACGATCGCGCTCTTCACGCTCCTCCTCGGCTACATGCTCTCGGCCATCCTGATCACGATCTTCGTCCAGCCGATCCAGGCGCTCTCCGACAGCGTGCGGGCCATCGGAGAGGGCACGATGGTCGCCGACATCGGCGCGTCGGGGAACGACCAGATCGACGACATCGCGCGCGCGTTCAACGAGGTGACGGCCAAGTTCCGCGCCGCCCAGGGCCACCTGATGGAGCAGGAGCGGATGCAGCAGGAAATGCAGGTGGCGCAGGAAATCCAGCAGATGCTCCTCCCGCGCAAGGTGCCCGAGCTGGAAGGGTTCGAGCTCGGCTACCTCTACCGCGCCGCGAAGGAGGTGGGGGGCGATTACTTCGACTTCTTGACGGTCGACGAGCGCACGGTCGGCGTCGTGGTCGCGGACGTCTCGGGAAAGGGCGTCCCGGGCTCGCTGGTCATGACCATGATCCGCACCGCGCTCCGGATGGAAGCCCGCGGGAACCGGTCGGCGTCGGACGTGATGGCCAGGATGAACGCCTTCGTGACCGAGGACATGAAGAAGGGGATGTTCGTGACCATGTTCTACGTCGTGCTGGATTCGGTGAACCGCGTGGTCACCTACGCGAGCGCCGGACACAACCCGATGATCCTCTACCGCGGGGAGGAGGACTCGACCTACTTCCTGAAGCCGAAGGGGATCCCGGTCGGGATCAACGTGCCGGACGAGGAATTGTTCCGGAAGACGATCAGCGTGGAGAAGCTGTCGCTTCGCGAGGGGGACATGCTCGTGATCTACACCGACGGCATCACTGAGGCGATGAACCCCGATCGGGACCAGTTCGGCGAAGCGAGGCTCCTCTCCGCGATCAAGCGGTACGGCCACATGACGTCGCAGGAGTTCGCCGAGGCGCTGAATCTCGAGATTCAGGAGTTTACGGGCGGCGCGCCGCAGAACGACGACATCACGCTCGTGGCCATCAAGGAGAAGGTGCCGGTCGAGGCGCGGCTCGAGGAGAACCGGCGCGAGCTCTTCCGGTTGATCGAGGAGGAGGGGATGCCGGTGGCCGAGGCGTGCGCCAAGCTCCAGGTCGCCTCCTCCACTTATTACAAGTACAAGCGCCGCGTGGAGGTCATGGGAGGGGAAGAGGGCCTGAAGCCGACCCGGCCCCAGGCGCCGCTGGCGCGAGCAAGCGTTGAGGAGGAGGCGGCGATCTTGGAGATCGTCCGGGCCGAGCCGTCGCTGGGGGCCAAGCGAGTCTGGGAGATCCTCAGGGCCACAAATCGCTGCCGCGCCGACCTTTCCGAGAGGGCGATTTACGAGATGTTTCGCAGGAAGGGCCTCAACACGAGGGAAAAAA
Proteins encoded in this window:
- a CDS encoding HAMP domain-containing protein, producing the protein MKLANRPMAPRRFHLRVAAEEQHLAEIRDFLQEVGEKLLIPGRVLANTKLAVDEACTNIVKHGYRGVAGFIEVVVTGNGREFSIAIHDQGKSFDLRNVKSPDLKMYVETRKRGGLGVFLMNQLMDEVRYRAGDDGNVLTMSKRLGRSRRRRPGKDQPRRTLRFTYTVQAFGAITLIVALAFGAIHLRQIGGLEEEVLAQARASAASLAGSGLDVLLRKEPMSVEQTLLNQSIRTLLRFRPEYAAARVIDAAGRVWGSDRFEELFSTRTLPQGAQAVTPGARPGGRPGPPVAMVEPANGKTREVYYPILEPSARTQRALGWIQIVVRESAIAERISGARIELATIALFTLLLGYMLSAILITIFVQPIQALSDSVRAIGEGTMVADIGASGNDQIDDIARAFNEVTAKFRAAQGHLMEQERMQQEMQVAQEIQQMLLPRKVPELEGFELGYLYRAAKEVGGDYFDFLTVDERTVGVVVADVSGKGVPGSLVMTMIRTALRMEARGNRSASDVMARMNAFVTEDMKKGMFVTMFYVVLDSVNRVVTYASAGHNPMILYRGEEDSTYFLKPKGIPVGINVPDEELFRKTISVEKLSLREGDMLVIYTDGITEAMNPDRDQFGEARLLSAIKRYGHMTSQEFAEALNLEIQEFTGGAPQNDDITLVAIKEKVPVEARLEENRRELFRLIEEEGMPVAEACAKLQVASSTYYKYKRRVEVMGGEEGLKPTRPQAPLARASVEEEAAILEIVRAEPSLGAKRVWEILRATNRCRADLSERAIYEMFRRKGLNTREKRLEFSRNGTDKRMARLARALSEGPAPTPTEQGGGEA